TTTAATTTGATAATAAGTAAATTTTTAAATTAACTTAAATTTACTTATAAAATATTTTATACAATTTACTTTTTTTTTGAAGGTATTAAAAAAGTTTGTGGATAGGATTTGATTATTCAATATTGGAATACTAATTAAGAAATATTATTGGTTTGGTATTATTATATATTCATATTTTTAAAGTTTAGGTTTTGAGATAATTGTATAAGACACTACAAATAGAGAAAAATTGATATGGTAGTGTTTGTTGGAGATATGTTATAGAGTTCAAAGTAAAAGGATGTGAAAATAAAGTGGAGAGAGGGTGAAGAGAAGGTTGATAGAGTAAAAATGAGGCATTAAAGCAGATAAAAGAAAAAAAATATTATGAAAAATATATAAATCAAAACAAACAAATATATTTAATTGGAATAATTTTTGATGAAAATGAGAAAAATATCGTTAAGTTTGATTGGGAGGAAGTATGTTAGTAAATTTAATTAATAAAAAATTTTTAGTAATTGGTGCTGGAAGAGTAGCTAAACAAAAGTGTGATGTTTTAAGTAAAATGGGTGAAGAGTTTAAAGTTATCACAAAAGAAAAAATGAATAATTTTCCATATGAAGTAGAAATGAAAGAATTTAGTATTGAAGATACAAAAGGATTTGATGTTGTAATTGATGCAACGGGTAATGAAGAAGTTACCAAAAAACTAATTGAAAATAAAAATTTTTTATTAAATGTAGTAGATAAGCCAGAATTTTGCGATTTTTATTTTGGAAGTATTGCAAAAAAAGGAGATTTATCTATTTTAGTTTCTTCAAATGGAACTGCTCCTCGCCTTACACAAGTAATTAGAGATAGATGTGAGAGGATTTTAGGAGACTTTGAAGTGGATAGAGAGATGAATTATGAAGAAATTAAAAGAAATTCAGCAAAAGCATTTTTAATAGGTTGTGGGCCTGGGGCTGTTGATTTGCTTACAATTAGGGCATACAATACATTAAAAACTCTTGAAGTTGCTTTATATGACCATTTAGTAAATCCTGAAATCTTAGAGCTTTTACCTAAAAATTGTGAGAAGATTTATGTAGGAAAAGTAAAAGGCAAACATTCAAGAAGTCAAGAAGAGATAAATGAAATTATTTTGAAATATCTAAATGAAGGAAAAATTGTAGGAAGGTTAAAATCTGGTCATCCTTTTGTTTTTGGAAGAGGGGCTGAGGAAGTTGAAGCTATTGTAAATGCTGGATTTGAAGTTGAGGTAGTAGAAGGTCTTAGTAGTGCTATGAGTGGTCCTGCAAATGCAGGAATTCCTTTAACTATAAGAGGAAGTAAAGATAGTTTTATTGTGGTATCAGCTCATTTAAGAGGTAATAGGATAAATTTAAACTGGATAGATTTACTTCTTAGAGAAAATATAAGAGTTATTGTATTAATGGGGCTTAGCCGTATAAAACATATACAAAAAAAGGCTCTTGAAATAGGTATTGATGAAAACAGAGAAGTTTATATAATCTCAAATGTGAGTTTAGAAAATCAAATAACAATTAAAACTACTATAAAAGATATGTTAAAAGACTCAAAAAAAGCTACTCGTCCTGCTATTATAGTATTTTGATTAAAAATTAATCAATTTTTTAGTACAAAACTTTACAATTAAAGATAAAATTTCTCCTAAAAAAAGGAGAAGTTTTATGGCAAGTATGAAGATGTTTAAAGAACTTAAAAAAGAAGGACATTTTCCAACGCTTATAGCAGCGTTTTTGTATTTTGATTTTTCATTTATGGTATGGACTATGCTTGGTCCTCTTGCACCAGAAATTTCGCAAAGTATAGGAGGACTTAC
This Caminibacter mediatlanticus TB-2 DNA region includes the following protein-coding sequences:
- the cobA gene encoding uroporphyrinogen-III C-methyltransferase, which encodes MLVNLINKKFLVIGAGRVAKQKCDVLSKMGEEFKVITKEKMNNFPYEVEMKEFSIEDTKGFDVVIDATGNEEVTKKLIENKNFLLNVVDKPEFCDFYFGSIAKKGDLSILVSSNGTAPRLTQVIRDRCERILGDFEVDREMNYEEIKRNSAKAFLIGCGPGAVDLLTIRAYNTLKTLEVALYDHLVNPEILELLPKNCEKIYVGKVKGKHSRSQEEINEIILKYLNEGKIVGRLKSGHPFVFGRGAEEVEAIVNAGFEVEVVEGLSSAMSGPANAGIPLTIRGSKDSFIVVSAHLRGNRINLNWIDLLLRENIRVIVLMGLSRIKHIQKKALEIGIDENREVYIISNVSLENQITIKTTIKDMLKDSKKATRPAIIVF